The following proteins come from a genomic window of Kitasatospora sp. NBC_01246:
- a CDS encoding AMP-binding protein, producing the protein MSELFSLPPDAAEPRLHVARRTLERLCGVPELTQRYADCAAPRTLDGLAALPPLDKDGLNAALAHLEPRAAPGAGATWLFQSGGSTGAPKVGHAPTGFYMAGVHARWRPLERDDVFVNAWGAGRMWGAHFLAAALADLAGCRILAVGSVATDEYADWLRFFATARVTAIGGTPSVLRLWFARARDAGLELPALRKVLWLGEAWQPQLEADLAAVAPRARRWGMFGSTETWVVGTNTPDCPADTFHPLPEQLVHVGAAELLDFTTLDPTVLNPVLRYRTGDAGTLLACPCGRPGSAMRVLGRRDSVVQVRGLGLHVDEVIARAEREPGVSRAQVVITEEHGRAATVELLLLAGPGGPPDTERLRRAVLSATFTLSTAFQHDPESFRVRRVDELVSNGRTGKTAGLVVREGS; encoded by the coding sequence ATGAGCGAGCTGTTCTCACTCCCCCCGGACGCGGCCGAGCCGCGGCTGCACGTCGCCCGGCGCACCCTCGAACGTCTGTGCGGTGTACCGGAGTTGACGCAACGCTACGCGGACTGCGCGGCCCCGCGCACGCTCGACGGGCTCGCCGCGCTGCCGCCGCTGGACAAGGACGGCCTGAACGCCGCCCTCGCGCACCTCGAACCCCGGGCCGCCCCGGGCGCCGGGGCGACCTGGCTCTTCCAGAGCGGCGGCAGCACCGGAGCGCCCAAGGTCGGCCACGCCCCCACCGGCTTCTACATGGCCGGGGTGCACGCGCGGTGGCGGCCGCTGGAGCGCGACGACGTCTTCGTCAACGCCTGGGGCGCCGGCCGGATGTGGGGCGCGCACTTCCTCGCCGCCGCGCTGGCCGACCTCGCCGGGTGCCGGATCCTCGCGGTGGGCTCGGTCGCCACCGACGAGTACGCCGACTGGCTGCGGTTCTTCGCGACCGCCCGGGTCACCGCGATCGGCGGGACACCCAGCGTGCTCCGGCTCTGGTTCGCCCGCGCGCGGGACGCCGGGCTGGAGTTGCCGGCGCTGCGCAAGGTGCTCTGGCTCGGCGAGGCGTGGCAGCCGCAGCTGGAGGCGGACCTGGCCGCGGTCGCCCCGCGGGCGCGCCGGTGGGGCATGTTCGGCAGTACGGAGACCTGGGTGGTCGGGACCAACACCCCGGACTGTCCGGCCGACACCTTCCACCCGCTGCCCGAGCAGCTGGTGCACGTCGGCGCGGCGGAGCTGCTGGACTTCACCACGCTCGACCCGACGGTGCTCAACCCGGTGCTGCGCTACCGCACCGGCGACGCGGGGACGCTGCTGGCCTGTCCGTGCGGCCGGCCGGGCTCCGCGATGCGGGTCCTGGGCCGCCGGGACAGCGTGGTGCAGGTCCGCGGGCTGGGACTGCACGTGGACGAGGTCATCGCACGGGCGGAGCGGGAGCCGGGGGTGTCCCGGGCCCAGGTGGTGATCACCGAGGAGCACGGCCGGGCCGCCACGGTCGAGCTGCTGCTGCTCGCCGGCCCGGGCGGACCGCCCGACACCGAGCGGCTGCGCAGGGCCGTGCTGTCCGCGACCTTCACGCTCAGCACCGCCTTCCAGCACGATCCGGAGTCCTTCCGGGTGCGCCGGGTGGACGAGCTGGTCAGCAACGGCCGGACGGGCAAGACGGCCGGCCTCGTCGTCCGGGAGGGCTCGTGA